The Pandoraea apista genomic interval TATTCCGCCGGGGTCCCTTGCCGTCACGGCTGTGCCGACGGATTTCCGTTGGCAGGCAATGGGGAGATGCGTGGGCGGCGCGCTGTCGCCTGGCGCCTTTATAATGCCGAGCCATGACTTTCCGATTCGATGTAGGCGGGCGGCGCTGGCAGGCTGTCCCGGCGCCGGCGCTCTCGCGTCGTCACAAGGACTGGCTGACCCGCGGCGGTGCGCTCACGCGCCATCTGTCGACACTCGGCCGGGTGAGCGTGCGTGTGGTGGCAGAGCGGGTGATGCCTGCCGACGCCGATCAGTGCCGCGCTATCGGCGTGCCGTTGCGCACACCGATGTGGGCCCGCGATGTCATTCTGCTGGTCGACGACGAGCCGGTGGTCGTGGCGCACAGCGTCACGCCGCTCGCGTATAGCCGGTCGATATGGCAGGCAATGCGTCGTCTGCGTACGCGTCCGCTCGCCGATCTTCTCTACCACGACCCGACGGTCACACGTTCCGTGCTGGTGTCGAGCCCGCTGGGGCCGCGTCATTTGTTGCATGGCCGTGCCCGGCACGATGCCCGCGATCCGCTCGTCGGCACCCGGTCGCATTTGCGACTGTGGGCGCGCCGCTCGGTGTTCCTCCGGCACGGTGCGCCGTTGCTCGTGACCGAAGCGTTTCTGCCCCGATTCTGGCGGCGTCTGCAAGCGACGCACGACTGAACCTCATGGCGACACGTCCACTGCCCGAACTCAAGCGCAACTTCCCGCCGGTGGCGGACGCGCATACACGTGTGCTGATTCTCGGCAGCCTGCCCGGCGAGGTTTCGCTCGCACACCAGCAGTATTACGCGCATCCGCAGAATCGCTTCTGGCATCTGGTGGGGGATGTGATTGGCGAGCCGTTACCGTCGCTGCCGTATGCGGTGCGGCTGGATGTGCTGCGCACGCATGGCGTGGGGCTTTGGGATGTGGTTGCGCAGGCGCGGCGCGAAGGCAGTCTCGATAGCAATATTCGTCTGCATGCCGGTAGCGATCTTGCAGGCCTGATCGCCACGCTGCCGTCGCTGCGTGCGGTGGCGTTCAACGGCGGCACGGCGGCGCGTATCGGGCAGCGTGCGTTGGCACAGGGGGGGGTGACGACGCCGGTGGTGCGACTGCCGTCGAGTAGCCCGGCTTATACGATTCCCTACGCGACGAAACGCGACGCGTGGCTTGCATTGCGTGACTGGCTGGGGCCGGACGCGTCTGCCTGAGTCGCCGGATCTTCGCAGTGGCGCGTGACCGGCGGGCAAGCGCGTCGGCTGGGCTGCGCGAACCCGGTACAATGCGAACCCATCGGAATTCCCCGAGTTTCACTGAAGGACACATGACCCTCATCAAACGCAAATCCATCGAAGCCGAAGCGTTCGTCAGCGACGAGCGCACCACGCGTGCTCCCCGTCCCGCTTACAAGCCGCGTTTTGCGCCGGTGACATTCTCTGAACAGGGTGGCGTGCGTTACCTGCATTTCGGCACGGAGTGGGTGCAAGGGGCGATGCGTCTGTCCAAGCCTGACCGTATCGAGCTGGAATATGCACAGCAGATGATGGCGTGGTTGCTGTTCATGCGTGCCCCGAAGCACGTGGTGCAATTGGGTCTCGGCACGGGGTCGATCACGAAGTTCTCGCACCAGCATTTCCCGCGCACGCAGGTCACGGCAGTCGAACTGAACCCGGCGGTGGTCGTTGCCGCGCGCACGAT includes:
- a CDS encoding chorismate--pyruvate lyase family protein, yielding MTFRFDVGGRRWQAVPAPALSRRHKDWLTRGGALTRHLSTLGRVSVRVVAERVMPADADQCRAIGVPLRTPMWARDVILLVDDEPVVVAHSVTPLAYSRSIWQAMRRLRTRPLADLLYHDPTVTRSVLVSSPLGPRHLLHGRARHDARDPLVGTRSHLRLWARRSVFLRHGAPLLVTEAFLPRFWRRLQATHD
- a CDS encoding DNA-deoxyinosine glycosylase; this translates as MATRPLPELKRNFPPVADAHTRVLILGSLPGEVSLAHQQYYAHPQNRFWHLVGDVIGEPLPSLPYAVRLDVLRTHGVGLWDVVAQARREGSLDSNIRLHAGSDLAGLIATLPSLRAVAFNGGTAARIGQRALAQGGVTTPVVRLPSSSPAYTIPYATKRDAWLALRDWLGPDASA